TTAATATGTCAAGCTTAAATTTAAAAAAAAATACAATATCAATATAATTTAAACCCTATATGTAATATAGCGAAGTTGATAAACTAAATATAGGGTTTATTTACTATGCAATATTTTTATGATATATATTTAAAATCACAAAATATAAAAGGTTAATTGTTCTATGAAATCAATTAATACGGAATTGTATAAACAAATAGCAGAAAAAATTAAATCTGCTATTAAAGAAAAGAATGTAACGCAAGAACAAATCGCAAGTAAGTTAAATATATCGGCTCAACAATTTCAAGCTTATATTAATAAATTTGATAAAAATAAAATTCCACTTGATTATTTGATAGAAATAGCTAATTTTTTAAATATTAGCCCTGAATATTTTTACAAAAAAAATCAAAATATAATTCCTTCCGCTTCCTGTATTTCAGAATCTCAAGCCGACGACTTAAGTCTCGACAAATCCAAATATCAAACCATTCCCGTTTATTCTTTTGCCGGCGCCGGAAAATTTGTAAATTTAACCGAAATCGAGCCTATTGATACGCTTTTAGTCCCGAAAGAATTTATTAAGAAAAAATTAGCCGTAGTAAAAGTAATCGGTCCAAGCATGGAGCCTTATATAAAAGACGGCTCTTATGTAGGAATTGACTTAAATTACAAAGAACTCGTATCGGGATATATTTATTGCGTTAATTTAGACTATGAAGGCGCTCTTATCAAATACGTCATTAAAGACAGGAACGGCATAACTCTTAAATCGGAAAATCCTAAATTTCACGATATATTTATTAAAAAAGAAGAGATTGCCGACGGGGATCACTTTGTAATAGGACGAGTTGTCTGGGTGTGGCAGAACATATGAAAATTAATCTTTTATATTTTTATATTATTTTTTGCAAGATAATCTTTATTTTTGCATAATTATTTCCGATTATTAAATAGAGAGATTTTATATCGCTTTCCTTTGATTTTTGCTTGACAATAAAGGCTATAAAAAATACAATAAATATCAATGATTTCACGGGGGAAATAAATATGGAAGAAGTCGGTTTAATAGAACCGGTCGTATCGGTATCGTCGGTATCTGGTCCTTATTCTTTTAATATATTACCCGAATCAATTTCCGAACAGCCATGCGAAATTATTCCTTATAAGCGCAAACCTAATCTAAACGAGCTATTAAATAAAATTATTAACGAAGATGCGTTAATCGGATTAAAAAATATTCCGGACGAATCAGTCGATGTCGTTATTACCGATCCGCCTTACGGCATTGCCAAAAAAAATTCGTTTAAAGATAAAAGCCACGGGACATTCAAGGCTTTAGATTCCGAATGGGATATTTTTCCTTCGAAAAATCATTATATCAAGTTTACCGAAAACTGGATTAAAGAATGTTGTAGAATATTAAAGCCGACAGGCTCTATCGCGGTTTGGGGAAGCAGGATAAGCATTTTCGACGTTCAACCCGTTCTCTCGCAATTTTTCCCGAAATTTCTGGATATGCTTACGTGGATAAAAAGGGATTCTCCGCCGAATATGACCCGAAGAGGAATGGCTCCGTCCACGGAATTTTGCCTTATATTTACCAAAGCAGAAAAAGGCTGGACTTTTAATCACGACGATATTAAAAGGTATAACGACGGCAAACAAATGAGAAATTACGTAGATATTCAAAGGACGATGCCTGCCGAGGAAAGAACCGGACACCCTACTCAAAAGAAAATCGAAACGCAACTTCTTTTAGTAGAAATGTTAAGCAATAAAAACGAGATAGTATTAGATCCATTTACGGGAAGCGGAACGTTGCCTGTTGCCTGTCTTAAAACCGACAGAAATTTTATCGGATTTGAATTAAACAAGGAATATTATGCCGTCGCTAAAAATAGAATAAAAAAACTTATAAATGTTAACGATAAACACAAAAGAAACCGATATTGATTGTCAATCTCCTAATGAGAAAAGGAATATCGGCAGAAAATTTAGGGTTGTGGAATGTCTTTTCGATAATACGGGACAAAATAAATCCGCCCTTTACGACGCATCTTCACAACTTGCAAATAAAGTTAATCCGGGACAGGCAAATAAATCTTCGAATATACGAGATTCAAACACATTAATTAGGGATGCCGGAGGCGGCATTTTGGCGGAGTCAGGTTGTCTGACGTTTATAAATAAAACCTTTGGAAATATAGCCCATCCTACGAAATTTACTTCGTCTATCGGACAAATAGATATAGAACTTAACAAAGAACACACGATAGAGGTCAGGTCTTCTTTCCCCCGCAATGGCGTAAAATTTGCCATTTGTAACGATAAATATAATTTTAAAAATATCGGAAGGTATTCAAATCTCTATAAACCGGACGAGAAAGCAAAGGACTTCTTTGCCATGATCCTGTTTGAAACGCGAAAAGACGTTTTGTTCGAAAGCGACACGATAAAATTTTATCTTATAGGCGGTTCTACGAAAGAGATGCTTAAAGACGACAAAATAACCTATACCGGCGATTTAATAGCGGAAGGCGATTCGACCCAAACCAAGACTAAATATCGGATTATAAAATTAAAAGACGCGCTTGATATAGACGGGTTTAAAAATTATATGCATATCATAGGCTATTAGCTAATGTTTATAGAATAAACGCATTGCGGACAATAAAAATTAAAGGGGGCAAAAAAATGAAAAGTATTATTAAAACAATCAGAGAAATAGACTTAAAACTTTGCGAGAAGTATCTTTTCTACGAAAGAATAGTTAATTTGTGTGGGCTTGAACAGAAATTCGACGTTGCGTTAATTAAAAAATTTCCGTCGCTTTCAAGGCATTTTACGGACGAGATAACTATCAAAAGGTTTTCTGATTTGCAAAGAGCGGAGATTGAAAAATTAAATTTAAAAAATTTAAAAAGTTGAGGCTGCTTATGAACAAAATTATTACAGGATTATTTATTTTTATTATTTGTTTTTCTTTTGTGCATCCATCTTTTGCCATGAGTCACAAAAAAATTAATCAAAATCATAGCAATTTAATAGAATTGGGCGCAAAAGCCTACGTAATCGGATACAAAATTGAACAAAAAGTTTTAATCCAAAAAGCTGAAGGAGAAATTTCGAGTAATACTATGACAAACAGATGCAGCATAGCTGTAAAAAAAATCGGCAATCATTCTTCTATGTTGTTTTTGGAAGCAAAATGTTTGCAAGGAGCAGAAGCTCAAGCTATGATATCAATGGCGACTCAAGAAGCATTAAAATTAGCTTCTTAAATATTCGCTATCAAATTTACCCCGCCCTTACGGACGGGGTATCTTTTTTTCTGTATATTATTTTCCCCGCATTAGTATCTATTATTTCTTTTATATCTTCTTTAAAAACTCTATACACCGCCCTTGCTATTTCGAGCCTTTCCTCTTCTGACAACTCTATCCTGTCCGCAAAGCGATTTTCTTCTTTTTCTTCTTCTATTTCCCCGAACAGATTGTATTGCATAACTATTTTCCTGCTTTAGAAAATATAGAACTTATCAAAGACTTGCCCTCTTTGCTTTCCGTCTTCGTTATCCTTATCTCTTCAGTTCCCCTTAAATTTTCTACCTTAAAAACTTTTTTCCAAAACTTATCGTAAACTTCCCCGTTTTTAAAATAATAATCCGGAAGCCATCGTTCGCTTTGCGGACAAACTATAGTAAAACCCTTTTTTTCAATAAAAACGGTCGAGATTATTATATCAGCTTCGTTAATTTCCGCCGCAGCATTCCCTACGGATATATCTTTAATATTAACCCTGTCGTTTTTTGCCATTCTTTTGGCGACGTTTGCAAAATACGGGAATAAAGACTCAGTTTGATAATTTGACAAAAAAACCATATTAAATTTTTTCGATAATAATAAAGTTAAATAAATCAAAAATTCAAGCGTAGCGCCGGAAACGGTATTAATATCCTCTTTTTTCAGCGGCATAAAATCGGAAAGCATATATTGCGTTTTATCGACGAACATCTTCATTTCAAAAGCGTTAAATACCGTTAATTCCGTTTTGTCCGCCGTGCGATTTTCTTCCTCTATTTTTTCTAATAGTTCCTCTAATCTGAATTTTTCAAGATAATCGCTTACGTCTCCGTGTTCTTCTAACTCCTCGAATTTAACTACTTTAAAGCTTTTTGCGATTTTGCTTAACGCCGCCGTAAGCTTTTCCGTCCGTTTTCTTCCCGCCTCGTCGTTATCTTCGAATACCACGACGTTTTTACCTTTTAAATACATATTATAGGATTCTTCCCAGCTCTCGGCGCCGGTAGCGTTAGTCGTGAAAGCGGCGTTTTTATCCGGCCATACAGTTTTTAAATTATTGCAATCTTTTTCCCCTTCGCATATAAAAATGTTTTCCGCCAAAAGCACGTCTTTTAAGTTGTAAAGTATAAGTTTTGCGTTTCCTTTGCCGGTTAACCTTTTAGCGCCTTCGTAGTGGTAAAACAAGAACTTCTTAGATATCCTTTCTTCGCCTTTAAAACGCTCCCAGCGTTCTTTTTCGTATAATATTTTGCCGCTTTCGTCGTCGTAGATGTACGTGGCCGTTTTTTTATCTACCTCTTTATCTTTTACCTGCACAGGTTTTTTAACCGGCTGCTTAACCGGTTTGTCCGCATTGCGAACGGGGACAGGGGGCGGCGGTTCTTCGATATTATTTATTTCGGGATTATAGTCTTCCGCTTCAGGATTTTTGAACTCCGGTTCTTTTTCGTTTTCGTTTTCCATAACATTTACCTCGTTATCCGCATTAAAAGCGGTTTTATTTTCTTTGTCCGCAAAACGGACTTGTCCGTCTTTGTTTTTAAAAGCGGATTTTTCCTTAAAATTATCGGGCGGATCTATTCCGTATCCTCTGGCTATTTCTACCGCTTCCGGAAACTTAACCGACTCCATTCTTTCGATTAAGTGATAAATGTTGCCTTTTTCTCCGCAACCCCAGCAAAACCAGACTCCGTTATCCGGATTTACAGAAAAAGAAGGCGTTTTTTCCTCGTGAAACGGACATAAACCGAAATAATTGCGCCCCTGTTTCTTTAATTTTATATATCTTTCCGCAACGTCTATGTAGGACATAACTTAGTATATTCCTTCGAGTTTTTTTCTTTTGTTTTTCTCTTTAATGCTTTTTAAAATAATAGAACTCATATCCTTTTTATGCCTTAACCCCCAATACATCGAATATTCTATCGTATCTTTTGCGTGCATAAAAACTTCAAGGGACTTATGCTTTAATCCTATCCTCTGCACCCTTTTTCTCGCCTGGTCAAAAATTTCGTAATCCCAAACGGGCGAAAACCAGATAATACCTTTAGAGACAGAAAGATTTAACCCCGTTCCCACGCTGACGGGATTAGCCAAAAGGATCTGAACGGCGCCCGACTTAAAATCGGCGATAGATTTGCCTGAATTCTGTCCTCCGTAAGCGGCCGCTATTGAAAAATGCCCCTTAAGAGCTTTAATTATTTCATCTATATGGCTTTTGAAGTAAGCAAAAACAATAACCCGCTCTCTGCCGAATTCCTCTTCGATGATTTCTCTTAATGCTTCTATCTTTTTATTGTTTTTAGTCAACGAGACAGAGCGCCCTATATCGTCATAAACGTAACCGCTCGCCGCCTGCCAGAGTTTTGAAGCCTTAGCGGACGATTCTGTATTAATGTTGCTATTTTCTATTAAAGCCGAAGCTTCATTTTCGATTTTGTCGTAGTTTCTTAAATGTTCCGAGTCTAATTCAACCTCTCTCCATAGCGTTATGTTTTCCGGCAAATCTACGCAGTCTTCTAACTCAAACCTTATGGATTTAGCTACTACTTTTTCTTTAATGGCGGCTGCGCCGTCTTTGGTAATAAACCAGTCGAACTTAGTTTTATAGGCATGCTTACTTAAGAATTGCCAATAGTTTACGCCTAAAGTTTTTCCGCCGTCCATTAAATAAAACTGGCTCCAGTATTCAAGCGGGGTATTAGGCGCCGGAAGCCCGGACAAAATAAAAGTGTATTCTACGGGCAAATAACGCTTCAGTATTTCAAATCTTTTGGTCCGGACGTTTCTTGCTTTTGCCGATTCGTCCAATAATACGCAATCGAAATCAAAATTAAAAGTTTTAGTTATTCTTTTTATCTTTTTGCCGGTTTTTTCGTCTTCTTCTATAACGTAATCAAAAAGGATTTTAATCATATCCCAGTTAATTATCCAAATGCCTTCTCCCGCCTCGTTTTGATTTTTGCTTAACTTTTGAATATTTAAATGCGGGAAATAAGTATTGCAGTCCGAAATCCAAGCGTCGTTCATAACTAAAAGAGGGGTTATAATCAAAGCTTTTTTGATTAGCCCGTTCTGAAAAAGGTAATCTAAAGCCATTAAAGACGTTATAGTTTTACCCGTTCCCATGGTATTGAAAACCGCCGCCTGTTTTTGTTGAAGCATAAATTTTAAGGTTTCTATCTGATGTTTATACGGGGTAAGACCGGAAGGCGGAACATAGTTTAAAAGAGGGTTGTTTTGTCTGTTAAAATCGAAATTCCTGACGGATTTGTCTATTTCGGCGTTAGGAAAAGCTTTTCTGAATACGTAAAAACTTTCCAAATTCAAAGGTAATATCCAGTTTTTAGTCTGTGGATCGAAAGACCTGTTAGGCAAGGTTTTGACTTTTTCTACCAAAGCAGGGTCGTAATAAAAACTGATAATCAATTTTTTGCCGTCGGTATATAGTTCCATGCTATATTTTATATTAATAAATAGAATTTTTGTCAATACAAAATTTAATAAAAACGTCATTTTAAATCAAAAATATATAAATTCTGTATTGACAAAAATTAACGAAATATGATTATAATATAACGTCATGCCGATATTAAAAGAGAAAAAAGAAAGAATGGTGAGGGCTTACATCGATAAGTCCTTATATAAAAAAATAGAAGAGGTCATAAAAGAAGCCGAAAAAAACGGCATAACTTTAATGGCAAGGGATATTATACTTAAAGGATTAGAATTAAAAGAAGAAGAAATAGCAAAAGTTAAAATATCGGTCGCCTTAAAAAAAGAAAATTACGAAAAATTTTTAAAGTTAAAGGAAAAACGCAAAGAGACGCTAATTGAAGATCTCGTGCGGGCTGGAATAAACGAGACTATCGATGAATATAAAAAAACAATAAAAAACTTTGTATAGCATGCCTCCAAAAAAAGAAGACAAAAAAGAAAATAAAGATAAAAACACCGTTTATGCGTCTATAAAACTCACGAAAGACGAGTACGGCAAACTGGAAGAGATGCGGAAAGAAGCTGAAAAAAAAGGCATACGGCTTACGTTTAAAGATATTATAAACAAAGCCTTTCAGAAAGGAATTGATTTAGCGGAGAAAGAAATTGAAGAAATTAAAAAAGAGCGAAAAAAGTCCGGCAAAAAAAACTAAAAACGTATCGGTTAGGATTCCGATAGATTTATACGAAAAATATCAAGAAGCTAAAGAAAAAGCTAAAGAGTTTAATTTAAACGTTTCTTTAAGCGCTATAATAAGAAACAGCGTTCAGGAATATATAGAAAAAATTAAAAACTTTAAAAACCGCGGGAAAAAGTAAATAATAAGCAAGATACCAAAAACAAAACCGGCACGAAAGCGAAATGAAACGCTTTTACCCTGCTCTTATCGAACAAGCCGTCTAGTCTTGCGCTGAAATAAGTTATCACCTTTCCTAATATTATAGCGCAAATCGAAATAATAATTATATTGTCTATCCCGACGAACGCCCCTATAGCTCCCGCCGTCAATATATCTCCAAAAGCGTAAGAACCGAGCCTTGTTATATCGATTAGGATAAATATGCCTAAACCTATGCCTAACGCCTCAAAAGCGTCAATAAGGGGCTTATTTGCCATATAAGCGAATAACACGCCCGCAAGCATTAAAAATATGGGAATAAACCTGTGTATTCTTTCAAAAAGCATATCGGTCAAAGACATAAAAATTAATCCGGAGAAAAGAACGAGATATTTTAAATTAAAACTGACAGGGATAATTAATTTATGAGTTGAAAAAGCGGTTTTAATTGCAAAATAAATATCGGCAAAATTGCTGGAGAAAAAGGGATATAGAATTAGTATCCCTAAAAGGACGGCAAGGACGGGGAGAATAAATATGCGCTTAGATACGGCGAAATTAAACATTAAATTATCTTTTTAATTTCATTAATTTTTGTAGAGTATCAATAACTTTTTGAAACTTGCAATAATTTAATCTCCGCTTATCAACCTGCTTTTACAAGCCTGCTCCTTTAAGCGTAGGTGGTTGACTATCAAAATAGAATTTCAAGAACAAAATATTATTCTTTCTTTTTATGAAAATTCAACAAAGGTATCTATAACTTTATCTAAATCTTTTTTAAGTTCATTTTTAATCTGTTCAATTAAATTATATTTTTTTGCCAACTCTCTTTGCCTACTTAAATCAAATTCCCCTTTCTTATCAACTGGTATTTTAATACTTATTTTTTCAATATGGGTTTTTTTAAGTCTCTTATTTCCTTCTCCGACAGAATAATTAGGGAGTTCATTATCTAATAAATATTTTAGGAATTCATAATCTAATTTATCTTTAAACTGTTCTTTAATGGTTAATAATCCACAATGGGTAGTTAAACTAAATTTTCCATTTCTATAAAATACTCTACCTGCATATCCGTCAATAGTCCAAGTTAAACCTTCTTTATCGTAATCATAACTGTCTATTTTTGCTATTTCTCCATTATTTTTAGTCTGACCTGAATAAACCGGATATTTTCCTTGATGTGTTGAAAAGTATTTATGGTTATATTTTGAAATACCAAGATTTATATTAAATACATCTGTTATAGCTACTTTTTTTAATTTAGTTTCTTTTCTTTCTTCAAGTAAGTTTATTTCTTGTTTGAATTCTTTTAAATTATCTGAGGTTTCATCAAGCATAGAAGAAAAATCAAGGATATTTACTTTATTTTCTTTTTCAACAATACCTAATTTTATCTTTTCTTTTTTAGACCAAAATCTATCAATTACCCAATTATCTTCGGGTTTGAAATTTTTAATTGGTAGTGTTTTACATCTTAAAGAATTTGTTTTAAAGGCATTTTTAGCTCCTTTAAATTGATTAAATAAATCAACTGCTTCGTTCAAATCATTTTTCTCTGGATTTTCAAATCTGTAAATATCTAAACTTTCTCCAATATTACTCACTAAATATAAAAACACAGGAGTGTCTTGAATATCTGAAGAACTATTTTTTTTTGTAATTGCTAATATATAAGTTTTTTTAATGTTTGTAAAAAAAGTTTTTGTCGGCAAAGAGATAATGGCATCAATAACACATTCATCGGTAATAAATTTTCTTAAATTCTTATCGTTTATTCTATTTAAAATCCCATCAGGGATAATAACAAATGCTTTTCCATTTTTTTTTAATGCCCTTATTATCCACTCTATAAATAGTCCTTCTACACCCATAGCATTTATTTTATAATAGCTCTCTAATTTGCTTTTTACTATTTCTTCTTTTAGGTTGCTACTACCAGTAGTTACATATGGAGGATTTGTTAAAATCCAATCATATTTTTCTTTAACATCATCAGCTAATGTTCCAAGTATAGAATTAGTCTTCAAAATAAAACTTTTATTGAATAAATCTGAAAATTCTTTAGTTAAATTAGGATGTTTTTTAATTAAATCGGAAAAATAAATAAGCATATTTGCTTTTGCCAAGATAATTGTTTTTTGTTCTTCTGTGTCAAACCCCTTGTCGAAGCCATAAATTTCTATTTTTGCTTCTATTTTATTATTTATAACTTTATAAAATCTATCAATATTATTAGCAATGATTTCCAATGGAAATTTTCCAACGCCGCAAGCAGGATCGCATATTTTATCACCTTCTTTTACATCTGTCATTCTAACTATTGCCTTAACAACTTTAAGAGGTGTAAAAAATTGCCCCCAATTTTTTTTACTTATGCTCTGCTTCATAAAACTTTCAAATAATCTGCTTTTAAATTCATAATCAATATTCTCTAATTTCTTATAATCCCTAAATCTATATAGAACTTTTTTAAAAACAGTGCTATATCCTTCGACTGCTTTTTGGTCTTTACTTACAAATATTGTTCCGTTAATTATTGTCGTATGATCTATAGGATTTTCCTTAAATAATTCTTTTATTTTTGGTCTTATTATCTTCGCATATTGCTCTAAAACTTCTTCATCTGTATTTTTTTTGTACATATCAATTAAATCATAAAAACCAAACATGCCCTGTAACACACCTAAATCACTTAAATATTTAAAAATAAATAATTCAATAAAGGTATATAAACAGTTTTCAGGAGTAGCACCACTAACCATCCAAATATCTTGCCAGATTTGTTTTGCTAATTCAGTAGGATTAATAAGCTCAATTGATTTTAGAGTAGAATTGGTTTCGCT
This DNA window, taken from Candidatus Acidulodesulfobacterium acidiphilum, encodes the following:
- a CDS encoding N-6 DNA methylase, which gives rise to MSEELLQRDLIKNPEKIGGWNFYNIGSTTIKSLKENGIIKNIDYGEKIEKKKVDGLITEGDNVIAIIENKRPSKFKTINQKQKALKQEIEVAQKLTKILIITDTTETIWVNALNGEIIKDENHNDLNYIFNPKDKDIIELINKINNSISETNSTLKSIELINPTELAKQIWQDIWMVSGATPENCLYTFIELFIFKYLSDLGVLQGMFGFYDLIDMYKKNTDEEVLEQYAKIIRPKIKELFKENPIDHTTIINGTIFVSKDQKAVEGYSTVFKKVLYRFRDYKKLENIDYEFKSRLFESFMKQSISKKNWGQFFTPLKVVKAIVRMTDVKEGDKICDPACGVGKFPLEIIANNIDRFYKVINNKIEAKIEIYGFDKGFDTEEQKTIILAKANMLIYFSDLIKKHPNLTKEFSDLFNKSFILKTNSILGTLADDVKEKYDWILTNPPYVTTGSSNLKEEIVKSKLESYYKINAMGVEGLFIEWIIRALKKNGKAFVIIPDGILNRINDKNLRKFITDECVIDAIISLPTKTFFTNIKKTYILAITKKNSSSDIQDTPVFLYLVSNIGESLDIYRFENPEKNDLNEAVDLFNQFKGAKNAFKTNSLRCKTLPIKNFKPEDNWVIDRFWSKKEKIKLGIVEKENKVNILDFSSMLDETSDNLKEFKQEINLLEERKETKLKKVAITDVFNINLGISKYNHKYFSTHQGKYPVYSGQTKNNGEIAKIDSYDYDKEGLTWTIDGYAGRVFYRNGKFSLTTHCGLLTIKEQFKDKLDYEFLKYLLDNELPNYSVGEGNKRLKKTHIEKISIKIPVDKKGEFDLSRQRELAKKYNLIEQIKNELKKDLDKVIDTFVEFS
- a CDS encoding DEAD/DEAH box helicase; translated protein: MTFLLNFVLTKILFINIKYSMELYTDGKKLIISFYYDPALVEKVKTLPNRSFDPQTKNWILPLNLESFYVFRKAFPNAEIDKSVRNFDFNRQNNPLLNYVPPSGLTPYKHQIETLKFMLQQKQAAVFNTMGTGKTITSLMALDYLFQNGLIKKALIITPLLVMNDAWISDCNTYFPHLNIQKLSKNQNEAGEGIWIINWDMIKILFDYVIEEDEKTGKKIKRITKTFNFDFDCVLLDESAKARNVRTKRFEILKRYLPVEYTFILSGLPAPNTPLEYWSQFYLMDGGKTLGVNYWQFLSKHAYKTKFDWFITKDGAAAIKEKVVAKSIRFELEDCVDLPENITLWREVELDSEHLRNYDKIENEASALIENSNINTESSAKASKLWQAASGYVYDDIGRSVSLTKNNKKIEALREIIEEEFGRERVIVFAYFKSHIDEIIKALKGHFSIAAAYGGQNSGKSIADFKSGAVQILLANPVSVGTGLNLSVSKGIIWFSPVWDYEIFDQARKRVQRIGLKHKSLEVFMHAKDTIEYSMYWGLRHKKDMSSIILKSIKEKNKRKKLEGIY
- a CDS encoding XRE family transcriptional regulator, whose translation is MKSINTELYKQIAEKIKSAIKEKNVTQEQIASKLNISAQQFQAYINKFDKNKIPLDYLIEIANFLNISPEYFYKKNQNIIPSASCISESQADDLSLDKSKYQTIPVYSFAGAGKFVNLTEIEPIDTLLVPKEFIKKKLAVVKVIGPSMEPYIKDGSYVGIDLNYKELVSGYIYCVNLDYEGALIKYVIKDRNGITLKSENPKFHDIFIKKEEIADGDHFVIGRVVWVWQNI